ACCTCCCGGGAGGTGCTCGTCGCGCCCTCCTCGAGGGCGTCCGGGGGGAAGTCCGGGCAGTCGAAGCGCTCGGTCTTCTCCTCCGGGTAGTCGGTCAACACCACCTTGAGGGGGCGCAGGACCGCCATCCGCCGGGGGGCGGCCCGGTTGAGGTCGTCCCGGATGCAGTACTCGAGCTTCTCGAGGTCGACCATGCTGTTGGCCTTGGCGACCCCGATCATGTCGGCGAAGGCCCGGATGGCGCTCGGCCGCACCCCGCGGCGCCGCAGGCCGGCGATGGTGGGCATGCGGGGGTCGTCCCAGCCCGCCACCAGCTCCTCCTCGACCAGGCGCAGGAGCTTGCGCTTGCTCATCACCGTGTGGGTGAGGTTCAGCCGGGCGAACTCGTACTGGTGGGGCCGGGGCAGCGGGATCTCGACGTTGTCGAGGATCCAGTCGTAGAGCTCGCGGTTGTTCTCGAACTCCAGGGTGCAGATGGAGTGGGTGATGCCCTCGATCGAGTCCGAGAGGCAGTGAGCGAAGTCGTACATCGGGTAGATGCACCAGGCGTCGCCGGCCCGGTGGTGGGCGGCGTGCCGGATCCGGTAGAGGGCCGGATCGCGCATCTTCATGTTGGCGTTCGCCATGTCGATCTTCGCCCGCAGGGTCAGGGCCCCGTCGGGGAACTCGCCGGCCCGCATCCGCCGGAAGAGGTCGAGGCTCTCCTCGACGGGCCGGTCCCGGTCCGGGCTGGGCCGCCCGGCCTCGGTGACGGTTCCGCGGGCCTCCCGCATCTCCTCCAGGGTCTGGGAGCAGACGTAGGCCAGCCCCTTCTCGACCAGCTCCACCGCGTAGTCGTGCAGGCGCTCGAAGTAGTCCGAGGCGTGGTAGCGGTGCTCGCCCCAGTCGAAGCCCAGCCAGGCGATGTCCTCGGCGATGGAGCGCTCGTAGAGGACGTCCTCCTTGGTGGGGTTCGTGTCGTCGAAGCGCAGGTGGCAGCGCCCCCCGTACTCGGCCGCCAGCCCGAAGTTCAGGCAGATGGACTTGGCGTGGCCGATGTGGAGGAAGCCGTTGGGCTCCGGCGGGAAGCGGGTGACCACCTGGGTGTGGCGGCCGGCCTGCAGGTCGGCGTCGATGATCTCCCGGATGAAGTCCCGGCCCCGGGGGGCGCCCTCGGTGCTCTTCTCGTCCAGATCTGCCTTGCCCACGGCTCTCTCGCTCCTACCGGAAGATGGATTCGTCGAAGTTCGAGTCCATAGCGTACTTCCGCCCGTTGCAGGGAGTGGAGAATGACCACCCTCCCTCGGCTGTTGACCACCGGTCAGGGCTGGCGTTATAGCCATTGCGCGCCAGAACCTGGCCAAATCGCAAGATTTCAACCCATTGGCACCCCGGGAGGGGCGCCGAAGGAACTCCCGCCATGAACGCGTCTCGCCTCGTCGGCATCGGAAGCCTGATCCTCGCAGTCTTCGTCCTCTCCGGCTGCCCTCCCAAGTGGCCCCAGTGCAAGAAGGATGACCACTGCAAGAAGAACGCGGACGGTGAGGAGGTGAGCTTCGTCTGCATCGCCGGCCAGTGCGTGGAGTGCGGCACCGACGCCGACTGCTCCGAGGGCTTCATCTGCCGCGAGAACGCCTGCGTGCCCAAGCCCGAGTGCCTCTCCAGCGCCGACTGCAGCGGCGGGATGCTGTGCAAGAACGAGAAGTGCGTGCCCGAGTGCACCTCCGCCTCCGACTGCGCCTCCGGGATGAAGTGCGAGGGCAGCCGCTGCGTCCCCGACGTCGAGTGCTCGAGCAACTCCGACTGCGCCGAGGGTGAGGAGTGCGACGCCGACGGCAAGTGCGTCGCCGCCGCCGTCCCCGAGTGCAGCGTGCAGA
The DNA window shown above is from Deltaproteobacteria bacterium and carries:
- a CDS encoding glutamine--tRNA ligase/YqeY domain fusion protein, which gives rise to MGKADLDEKSTEGAPRGRDFIREIIDADLQAGRHTQVVTRFPPEPNGFLHIGHAKSICLNFGLAAEYGGRCHLRFDDTNPTKEDVLYERSIAEDIAWLGFDWGEHRYHASDYFERLHDYAVELVEKGLAYVCSQTLEEMREARGTVTEAGRPSPDRDRPVEESLDLFRRMRAGEFPDGALTLRAKIDMANANMKMRDPALYRIRHAAHHRAGDAWCIYPMYDFAHCLSDSIEGITHSICTLEFENNRELYDWILDNVEIPLPRPHQYEFARLNLTHTVMSKRKLLRLVEEELVAGWDDPRMPTIAGLRRRGVRPSAIRAFADMIGVAKANSMVDLEKLEYCIRDDLNRAAPRRMAVLRPLKVVLTDYPEEKTERFDCPDFPPDALEEGATSTSREVPFGRELYIERDDFQETPEKGYKRLAPGREVRLRHAYLVTCQEVVRGEDGEIAELRCTHDPASRGGKAPDGRKVMGTIHWVSARDALSLEARLYDRLFLPERPDAAEGEFEDHLDPDSLKTLTALAEPSLKDLPPGGHVQLERQGYFFADPADSAAGRPVLNRTVTLKDSWGRKDAPAGKPAPRRPAAEAAAPALRKVSEAARELAAADGLDEAVAEALCATEGRLALYRAALEAGASRETAGKWIANVLVAQMDEAGAEALPFDGAAFAELCALLDAGTITATAGKEVLLEMVGGGGRPEAIVEARGLARVADGDALASLVSEVLAEHPDELERYRAGKKNLLGFFLGMAMKKSGGAADPGALRAALQEALDS
- the pal gene encoding peptidoglycan-associated lipoprotein Pal, translating into MNASRLVGIGSLILAVFVLSGCPPKWPQCKKDDHCKKNADGEEVSFVCIAGQCVECGTDADCSEGFICRENACVPKPECLSSADCSGGMLCKNEKCVPECTSASDCASGMKCEGSRCVPDVECSSNSDCAEGEECDADGKCVAAAVPECSVQTVYFDFDSSELTSSTRSTLEANADCLKQKGVRVTLQGHADERGTEEYNLALGEKRADAARKYLSNLGVSDGLMKVVSFGEERPANPGSDEGAWAENRRVELDLDE